AGATGTTATTTATAACGTTTGTTGACCATGGTGTTTTAGTAGTTCGGTTGGAAGCAAATCTCCAAGCAGTGACGGTAATCCGTTAGAATGACGATTCTCGTTTTCTCTTTCTGAAAAACTATTAGTTTGTTCATTTAATCATTGTCAATTGCTTTGCTATTCCCTCCTTGAAATTTTCctcaaacaaatattaaataaagataaagtaCTTCAAAACAAGTTATGTTCATATCATATGAAAACTGTGCTTTTTGGATATTAGAAGAGgttgaaaatttaaattggatTCCAGAAAATCTTTTACATTGTTTTCTTGTATGCATCCGACGCCTTCATTATTGGATTTTGAGTGGCTATGTTCGAAATTATTTCATACCTGAACATAACATGATTGATGGGAAACTTGAAGATACCGTCGTTTCTTATCTTTCGTTATTCTGGAAAACATGAATTCGTGTGGTAATTGGTGGAAAATAATTGTTTCCGCTCCGTCACTTAGCGATTTCGAAGGACGCCAattagtatttcaaaacatttagaaCGTCTTTCTGAATTTGATGGTGCAGTGCTTCCGATTCAGTCATTGAGTACGTTTACTATGCTTTTGTCAGATAACACTGCAGAAAGCCTTTGTTCAAGTTTACTGTATATGATGTGTCATAAGAGTCTACCATATACTGCAAAGAaaattatattgataatgtttCTACAATGGAATAAAACAATACTATCCTCAGTTGATACTCTCAGTGGCAACACCAAATGTCTCTATCTTCGTCACAAAGAATGTCTATCTCGAATGTTAATGAATACATTTTATGAAACCGTATCTGGGTGGTTATTAATTGCAGGTTGTTTTTACTCTACACAGGAGTACAACAAAATGTCTTACATTTTACAATTATCATTAGTGTGTTGTTgttaaaaaattctaaaatatctCAAATAGATTTGAGAGATACTTTGTCTTACAATTGTCAATATCAATGTTTGAATACAGATTTTCCAGATACTGGGAATCTTGGACGTCATCATCCGAAAGCACTGTTCTATTTTCTACAATTTTTATACAGTCGTAAGCAAGGTAACCCAAGAGCCACTCAATCTGCACTACAATTACTAAAGCAGACTATTGAGGACGATTGTGATAagtcaatacatttttttaggGCTAATGTCAACTTTACCAGCTTTTAGTAAAAGCGTCTGAACTGTCGTACGATATAGATGAGGATTTAATGTGTTTTtccaaaattataaaagaaataaaaatgtctgaaaaatatgatatttttatgaaatttgtacCTAAAGACGGAGAATTAATAAAAATCATTGAGTTTATGTGAAAATATATCTGAACAGGAAGAGCAATTCGACAATAACAATCTCTTAGGTTGATACTATTAGATGCAaacaaagtttgaaacaaaattgttttcgaaCGGCACAGAACAAAAAAAGCATAGTTTATTTAGGACAAATGATGAGAGGTTGGCACTAAAGAGAAACATTTGTAAGAGTCTCAACGTTTTTTTGTGTCTCATTTTGTAGAAAAGCAAGCCTTCTGAACGTTACCTGTCCTGTCTGAATAGCCCAAACAGttccattttttaaatgtttatgactgTTGATTTATTTACGAACATTTATAGACTTGTGGAAGAAGTGAAATAATAAGAAACGTTCTACAAACGCTAAAACGTATTAGCAACAGGTTGTTGAAAGTTAAAATGCTTCCGGGACATTAAAccttatacaaatatataattaGTTCTTAATACTATCTTACTTTATGGACGGCAAATATTCAAGGACTTGTACATGCATGTTCTGCATTATTTAAGTACCGAAGATACTGAGGCCATAATGCATAATGGGTCCACGTGTCTATTAGCTGGTGTACCGAACATGGTTAAACGGACTGCAATAAATTTTGATACTCtgcaattttcattctcaaaatGGTTTGTAACGAATCTTTGCAAAATGGCTAAAAGTCTAGTGTTTTTCGCTAAAAGTATGTGTGTTTAATTAAATTTCTGAATACTTACATAAATCTTTTGAATAACTATGTCATATTGAAGGAACACTTCGCATCTATGTTGGAATACTTAATTTTCTTTTGTGTTAGAGAAACTGAATTCAGCTTCTCAATAATTCAGCTGAATACGATTTAtctattaaagaaaaaagaaagaaaattcaCAGCTGTTTTAGTATTATCCtgcaataaaaagaaaattaatgttATGTTTGCTATAACTTTAGCATTCCCTTTGTATATATAATACACaataaatttatataatgaaaCTAAACTTTTAGCCTACCCAAAATTTGAATTCAAAACTCGTACGGCTAAAATTTTAACTGCATAAAAAACGATTAAATTTGTTAAGctaaaattttagcattttttcgCAATTTGAACAAGTTCTTATAATGTTGAAGTTATATGATATGAAATACTAAagttttagctttttttttaaaaataataaatttatgttTGATACAGTaatgtaaaataatcaacatttaagATGTTGTGTATATTGTCTCAGGGGCGGATATAGGAGGGGGTTCGGGTGTTGGAACTCCTGGAAACATATGGTTGGACCCTTCCCCTTCctccttttgaaaatggctgtatCTGCCCTGTGTCTTGATTTTATAATACTAAGTAACACAGGCAGTTAACACGTaggttttttcttcttcttcttcttcttcttcttcttccgcgACATCTTAGCGCATTGCCGGGCAAGGCAGCAAGTCCTCTCAaagttatatacatttgaaaCATTCGCCAATTAAAATTATGTACACTCTATGTTGTTCACTTCCTTCCAGAGCATCCTTTTGTATACTTCAAATTCATATTGGATACCAGACAGTACTGTATATTATATTGTGTGTccacatatattatatatgtcgTTTTGTTCATTTGACAATATATAATCCATAAAGATAAAGTCAAGATAAGACAAATTAACCTAAAGAGGGTTTTTGGCTCTGAACAGGAGAGTGAAGATCTccaaaatatgttaaataaaagatgaatgaaaataaatatataacaaccAACCATTGACCGAGCTGTTTGGTCATATATACCAGCTTATAGAACTTGTGTATGAAGATATGAGTATCGTAGatactttgtttacattttttcattcaaataaaaACTAGATAAACAAgtcaaatataaagaaatactCACGTAAAAGATTCCTGATTTCTCCCACTGTTTTTTGTATATTTCTTTCTCTAAAAGAAAATTCGCATTGCAGTtcataaaacacaaacattggATGTTTTGTCATGTAACCATAAATAGAATATAAATTTGCGCCATTTTGTAGTCTTTAAAATTCTTTATCTTCAAACGctttaaataaatgataaatctAAGGACTTTTCAAACGTTCAGGTGAGTTCAGCATAAAAAGCGCTTCAATGATTTAACTTCTGTCTCTTAAAAGCTTGAATAATTGTATTAACTTTATACTATTTATTTTAAGGTAGCAAAATACAAAGATTTGTCATCCcaaatcagacaactttaaagtGATGTAATTCCTTTCATCCTTccctatattttataaataaggtACCAAGGATAAGTCTTCcgaattgtgataatttcattatgacataattaatTGTGATGTAACTAGTTGCTTTATTGTGATGTCCCCACAGCTGGCCTTCCactattttatcttttttgtgtgttattttggcacttcaactgtttctgttttgttttttacatcCCTAGCTTTCTAATCTAAGGTTCTGAGCGTAAATGATGAAGATAAACCCAGAATAGCttcatttttatcacttttgcAGCGATTTTTGTTGTAAACGGTTATCTTGGTCTGACCCCAGTCACAAACTGTTTTAAAAATGCTGTAATATGTAATATGTTAAACAACACGGGCGGAAAATGTAAGGTAAACTTTGTTTGCTATAGAGGACAAAATGATGACAACAGTATTTTTTTAACTCGTGCAACGTGTGATTTTGGAGGAATTACCGATGCTCacgtttttatatataatatgcatGTTTACCACTCTAGTTGAGATTATACATTTGTAGTTCAGAACCTTCCACTTAAGCATGTTTACCTTCTCATCACTGGTGGTATGACTGAGAATGTCAACCGTTAAAGATAagtgcaaaacaaaacaattaaaatgatataaaaccacATAAAAGTTTGGAGCCCAagcaaatttgtttttattgtttgattAGATTTATGACTAtggcggtatattactgttgctttCAGTACGATTAAAGAGTTTTTTCATGATGAAGGCTATACTGTAATATTCATTGTCTTTGGCTGTATAGTAGATCATTTGGCAATCATGAAACCTTACCCAACtataaaaattatttcatgtctagaTTTATTACTATGGAAGGaggaaaatagaaataaaactgtTATGTTGAGAAACTTCAAAATACCCCAACAAGGAGAGTCTCAGTCCACggtaaaacaaaaattgaaaagggCACTGTCTCTTGTCAAATGAGGTAAATTATAAGCAACAAAGCAACAAATTCAACAAGCTAAATGAAACACAATAATACATCAAGacaataacaaacaataaaaagcATAAACCTGGTGGAACTCcaaccatttttataaattatgtcctgtaccaagttaagaatatgtcagttgtttatCAGTTTGTACGTTTCTATAAGCTTTTGTTTTAGACAAGCTATTTGCGATGTTTTTTACTTAGATTTTTCTTgagagtttagtatttttgttgttCCTTTATTTCCTTTTAGCGACTGATTCGTTCCCTTAGATTTTGCTTGCAGTCTGGGTTTGTTTCCTTTTTatcgaattatgactattgaacatcgGTTGCCTATATTTGAAACTATAAGGAGAAATTGTTCCAttcatatacataaaaaaaataaaaaaaaaaaatttccataTCAGATATAATCAACAGACCTGAGTCCTTAAGGATTCATTAAAAATATGGccacttcaacatgttcaaatcctttttttttctgttttattatttttagtatGTTTCTTCTATCAAGTAAATCAACAACTACTAGAAACTCATATATGATTAGAATAATTTATTAGCATAATAAATACAGAACAATAAAATAATGTGAACATGTGATACATGTAAACTATGGAATAACAGAATACCATTAGCCAGGTCTGCCCACCTGTTAACTGTTGTTGTCCTACTGGTAAATTACGAAAAGGGCTATTTGTAAGGTGTTGCATAGGTACATTCTGAAAGCTGATTAAGTCTTTCATGTCTATATTCAGTGCATCTCAAACAAATGCAAACTGGTAAATGTGCACTAAATAATGAGCATGACAGGTTTTAAGTTCATGCAATAACCTCATAAAATCTTCTGCACTTATATATCCCTGTGAATTAACTCCATgtaaattaagtaaataaaacTCATTAATGACAGAACGATACATTGGTTTGATATAAAGCGAATGAATTGCAACAGCATTTTTGCACTGATTTTTCGTGGCAGAAGCAGTTTAACAAGTCTGTTTCCAGTTGGAACTTTTCAATCAGTGGAACAAGAAGAGCTGTTTTGCCCTCTCTACATCTTTTTACTTCACTATTGTCATTTACTAAGCATTTAAATAAAAAGCCTAATGTAAAATTGCGATTATACTCCGATAAAATAATTTCTATTTCTATTACATCATTTTCATTTGCATATAATTATTAACAACATCTAATAAAAACTCACTTCTTTTTAGTGCTAAATGAACTTTGGTCTGGGGTGCAATGGTAACCACACTGAGTTCACCATCATGACCAAAGTTGAAATGAAGAATTAGCGTATTCATGATAGAATTGCAATAtcccttttcctttttttttcctaattatttaattatagttCCCTATTAAGAATTATATCTTGGCCGCTTCAAAAGGAAAAAGGATAGAAGCAGATATGTTTTCAAGATGCTTCTACACCATAGCAAACCTTCAGACAATCATGtggatattgtttttaaaacactCTTTGAATGTTCAAACATTTGGTCTTTAATGTGACCCTTGAAGGTTAATCAAGAATCAACAAAATATAGTTTAATATATCCAATTATCTTTAACAATGacaaaatataaacagtttataACTTATTCCTATAATTCATCATTGCAGTGGGTCAAACAGCATAAAACTTCTATAGGCCACGGTGGactgaatataatatatattaactagaggctctaaagagcctgtgtcgctcaccttggtatatgtgaattaaACACAGGAAGCAGACAGATCATGACAAAATTTGGTTAAGGTGATTGAGATGTGTTTGAACATCTTCCTTTACTGAACAATTTTGCTGCTTACATTATAtctgtctataatgaacttgtccgTGTAGTTTCAgtgaaaatgttagtaaaaatttacaaattttatgaaattttttaaaattgattataaaggacaattacttcttaggggtcaattgaccattttggtcatttgacttatttttgagtcttaaattgctgtacattattgctgtttacagtttatctttatctaataataatattcaagataataacccaaaacagcaaaatttccttaaaattaccaatttaagggcagcaacccTAACAACtcgtccgattcatctaaaaatttcagggcaggtagatcttgaccagataaacaatgtaacttcttgtcagatttgctctaaatgctctggcttttgagttataagccgaaaactgcattttacccctatgttctatttttaaccgtagcgaccatcttggttggttagcccggccacaaaacacaatttttaaacttaaTAGCCTAATAATGATTCTGGCaatgtttggtaaaatttggcttagtagtttcagagaagaagatttttgaaaaagttaacttagattacgaaaaaattgttaaaaaatggactattaagggcaataactcctaaaggggtcaactgaccattttggttctcgtgacttatttgtaaatcatactttgctgaacatatttgctgtttacagtttatatctatccataataatattcaagataattgtcaaaaacagtaaaatttccttaaaattaacaatttaggggcagcaacccatcaatgagttgtctgattcatctgaaaatttcagggcagatagatcttgaccagaaCATCAATTTtacccattgtcagatttgctctaaatgctttggtttttgagtaataaccaaaaactgcatttaacctccATATtatatttttagccgtggcggccatcttggttggttggtcgggtaaaaaaacacaattttcaaactagatacatcaatgatgattgtggccaagtatggattaatttggcccggtagtttcagagaagaagatttttgtaaaagatcatggagattacgaaaaatggttaaaaattgactataaagggcaataactcctaaagggatcagctgaccattttggtcatgttgcctTATTTGTAACTCATACTTTGATGAccattattgctgttttcagtttatctcaatctataataattttcaagataataaccaaaaacagtaaaatttccttaaaattaccaatgtaggggcagcaacccaacaatgggttgtctgattcatctgaaaatttcagggcagatatgtcttgacctgataaacaattttactccgtgtcagatttgctctaaatgctttggtttttgagttttaagccaaaaactgcattttacccctgtgtttttttttttgccatggcggccatcttggttggttgggccggtaaaaaaacacaaattttaaacaagatacatcaatgatgattgtggccaagtttggtttaatttggcccagtagttttagaggagaagattttgtaaaagttaacgacgacggacgacagacgacggacgacgacggacgacagacgccaagtgatgtgaaaagctcacttggccttttaggccaggtgagctaaaaacatgtTATGAAAACATATTATGCCAACATGAATCGTGAAGCATCAAAATAATTCTAAAACTTTCTGATCACTGTGCTCTTAAAATTACATTCtgagtttacttttttttagtcaGTAAAATTTGAATGTATTTGCAgctttattttaattcattttaaaattttgtaaaatttaaaccatttttaagcaatgtattgtacatgttatactaAGTTTGAGGTATTTTTGTACAGTTCATAACAAGCCTTTTTGCAATTATATACAaggtataacatgtacaatatttctGTACATGATATAACATGTAACAAAATTGCAACTTgaatacaacatatataaatatttacatgatttatgtacatacatgtatatatacaaaaaaatatccttattactgttgattcattttttatcattgtttttcagaagttaaaaaatatatatttctcaatcaattttgtttttaaatttaacacTGTAGCATTTATTTCTCATCCTAGCTGTACTCTAACAGTATAATGACTTGGACAGGTAAAAACTAACTCTTTCATTCAATCCAATAAAGAGACAATTTTGAGCATAATCTCTTCATCCTGGCTGAACGCTAACAATATGAAGATCATTAAACACAagtatttgtcttttatttaattcaataattAGACAACTTGTATATCCAAGCAGAATGATAAAGTAAAAGgattatatctatatacattatGGTTCATATTATAGGTaaagaaaaataaagttaaagatGCATGATGCgtgaatattttgacatttatgtTGCAAAAGATTATCCACAAATTCTGAAGGTCACAAAAAAACTGATAATGTAACAGAACatggaataaataaataaaactatacCTATTCACAGAAACTTAATACATtgtttatataaacaaacaacaacaataaaatattaaagtcaCAAGATAGTCTTTATTATATCATTATCCTCACTGTAACTAAAAATAACTATAAGGTTCAATCTCTTTCAGTGTATCTATAACTTTCCTACTTTTCTCATATTAAAGATAAAAACTCTTTCATTCAATCCAATTAAGAGACAATTTTGAGCATAATCTCTTCATCCTGGCTGAACGCTAACAGTATGAAGATCTTTAAACACaagtatttgttgttttttttttattcaatttgaaaatttgacaaGTTTGATATCCAAGCAGAATGATTAAGTAAAAGTAttatatctatgtatatatatcattgcAAAAATCAAGGTCATTTTTGACTtgaattttctttatatatattaagtTCTTGCTAAAAAAATCAGACTCAAGCAAAACTTTACTGAATTTGAACTTATGAAGTTGTAACTTTTCGGATATGTCCCTGTTATACACATGGAAACTTTTTTCTCAAGCTTCTTATACTATGTACATCATATAGGGGTGTATACAATAAACAGTGAAAAAAACAGTACTCATAATTAAACaagatacatcaatgatgattgtggccaagtttggtttaatttggccagtagttttagaggagaagattttgtaaaagttaacgacgacggacgacagacgacggacgacgacagacgacggacgacagacgccaagtgatgtgaaaagctcacttggccttttaggccaggtgagctaaaaacatgtTATGAAAACATATTATGCCAACATGAATCGTGAAGCATCACAAATAATTCTAAAACTTTCTGATCACTGTGCTCTTAAAATTACATTCtgagtttactttttttttagtcAGTAAAATTTGAATGTATTTGCAgctttattttaattcattttaaaattttgtaaaatttaaaccatttttaagcaatttattgtacatgttatactaTGTTTGAGGTATTTTTGTACAGTTCATAACAAGCCTTTTTGCAattatatacaagttataacatgtacaatatttctgtacatgatataacatgtacaaaattgcaacttgaatacaacatatataaatatttacatgatttatgtacatacatgtatatatacaaaaaaaatatccttattaCTAGTTGAttcattttttatcattgttttcagaagttaaaaatatatatttctcaatcaattttgtttttaaatttaacacTGTAGCATTTATGAACTTATGAAGTTGTAACTTTTCGGATATGTCCCTGTTATACACATGGAAACTTTTTTCTCAAGCTTCTTATACTATGTACATCATATAGGGGTGTATACAATAAACAGTGAAAAAACAGTACtcataattatgattttttttgtgcataaatatGAACTTAATGGAAAGAACTGTGTAATACACTCTTTTGTTTGCAATGCAGACTCATTTACTccatgaaaaaataatattcaaaatttgcCGACATAACAAACATTTACACTTAGTCTATctattgaaaaattgaaaaaactttagataaataataatgtaaattCAGTCAAACAGAATTTAATATACATCCATGTGTTCTCTTTCTGATTTTTATTGTTTGCTTTGCATTTGGTCAAACTTATGGTTAAAGTTGCATAACATAAAAAAGTTCTGCTGTCATAGAATTGCATGACTAAACTAAAGGTCACCATATTTTCTTGAAGggattttgttatatattaatatatttactTATATTCTTACTTCACaggctttttttttacttttcctaTTATCGATTTTCttcaataagacaaaaaaaatttaCAACATTTTGCAATACCATAGTTTTATCATAAGTAGATATACATTCAACTTATTTGAAATATGACACAAAGTATCCTGAATTTGTTGTTTCATATCAGATGAACTTATTAAATCTTaaagggcactagctacgagatatataaaaaaacaattatatattattttttttgctcaatcacTAATGAAATGCAAattgtgaaataataattcgcttttagcagccagtatgatTTAGTTCTGTCGAAATAAGCTAAAATCATTGAacaatgaattattcacttgcaagtaaataattcaacCTCATTGAATTTGTATtaatgtgaacttcaatttaactccTTAGCTTGAAATGGATAACACATGAATTGAatgtgtaaaattatttaaaggaaaagaatatcaacattgaaagtgaaacaaaggtaaatcaattgatttgactgatttgatccacagaaaatcattcttatacatataaaaacgatgataaacattaatttttcatctataatataaaattaaatagacctagaataatccaAGAGCATGAATTTGCTtgatctatttatatctatatttatgtttacatcgcttatatggtcattgaatgactttagaggtcaactcaataattaattagatggcgGTCTAGACTGAGAACACACGAAATGAAGCTATGTAATTTTATACCGTGTCCTCTTAATAATTTATTCTAGACTTTTAATAGGGTGGATAAATGTTTACATTAttcattattataaatcaaatactaGAAATTAagtaaaatcggtgaacatgaatttgacagctagtgcccctataacatttaacattttttttacaagttcTTTCACATATCttccttctttttctttttttctctgtcTTGTTTACATATGTTTTCAAGTTTTTAATAGTACCAATATCAGTCAGTCTTACTGTACACTTCTTGGATTCTGCTGTATCTATTTTCTTATTTCCTGATCTTTTTCTGCCTACAAAACATCAACTTATTTTACTAACTAAAAAGACTATTATTATGCAAATACATTGcttttaaaactagaggctctaaagagcctgtgtcgctcaccttggtctatgtgaatattaaacaaaatcttactttgctgaacattattgctgtttacagtttatctctatctataataatattcaagataataaaccaaaaacagcaaaattccttaaaattaccaattcagggcagcaacccaacaacgggttgtccgattcatctgaaaatttcagggcagatatgtCTTGACCTGATGATCAATTacacccccatgtcagatttgctttaaatgctttggtttttgagttataagccaaaaacttgcattttacccctatgttcttttttagccatggcggccatcttggttggttgaccgaacaccggacacaatttttaaactagataccctaataatgattttggcaatgtttggttaaatttggcccagcagtttcagaggagaagattttttaaccAACTATTATTTTATACTAAATGATTTCTCACctatttctgattttttatctTTGGTCGATGAATGATGAACAAGTCCTGTAATTGCATCTGAAATGAAAataaggatttaaaaaaaaataattcattctaACCTTCCCTGAAATATTTGTATGGAATTAATacaattaaaactattttaaatttGCATTATGAAGATGAAACTTCTTTTCACAAACTGTTATCATCCTTTTCAAAATCTGAATACAATTCTTTTATCAGTCAAATCTTCAAAAGTATACAAGTTGCAATTCAGAatgtaaataagatttaaaagaaaaaaaactgtgAAAAAACAATCTTTGActgatacaatgtataaagttGTAAAAACTTTAGATTATTTACCCTTTTTAGTATTTTTACCAAtcctttcatcatgttcatattctCCAGTAGTTTCACTGATCCTTTCTAAATTTTGGCAAACATCTATTGGATTATTTAAATCTGGAAAATTAAACAGTTGAGTaccaatgtaaatgaaaaaaagagaaaaaccaaGGTTATTCCACCAGGGATGATTCTAggtgttttcaaattggtcctaAAACAtcaaattgggattttttttagaataaaatctaagacgaaataacattgttttcctgtaaaaacggaaaatgtatatcATCAAGTTTAACCTTTACACTGatgttcatgtaagttgtaacattttgaataattctggatgggctactgtaattacatgaatatcattgaacatgaGGCACTTGTCTATCATCTTAGCTATAGTTACCTAGGCCTATTACAAAAGCATTTCAGCTAACATTAataaaccactgaaaaaaaatcattcatcgggTATT
This genomic interval from Mytilus edulis unplaced genomic scaffold, xbMytEdul2.2 SCAFFOLD_577, whole genome shotgun sequence contains the following:
- the LOC139508565 gene encoding uncharacterized protein; this encodes MMHNTISFIIHHSGNKDLNNPIDVCQNLERISETTGEYEHDERIGKNTKKDAITGLVHHSSTKDKKSEIGRKRSGNKKIDTAESKKCTVRLTDIGTIKNLKTYVNKTEKKRKRRKICERTCKKNVKCYRGTSCQIHVHRFYLISSI